The Streptomyces sp. NBC_00459 DNA segment TCGACTGCATCAACACCGGCCGGCAGTGCGGCGCCGGTTCCTCGAACGGCGAGGACCCGGAGAACAACCCCGCGCCGAATCCCGACCCGCCGTCCGACGGGACCGACGAGCCGACTGCCGACCCCACGGCCGCCCCGAGCCAGGACGAGACCCCGGAGCCCTCGGACTCCCCTTCGCCCTCCCCGAGTACGCGGACCCCGGACCCGGCGAGCGCCACTCCCACGAAGGAGCCCGTCGAAGCGGAGCCCAGGGCCTACACGTCGCCGCCGGCCACCCAGCGGGCCGAGTCCGCGGCGCCGACGGACGCCGCCGACGACACAGGAAGCGCGGGGACCGCAGACGAAGGCGACGCCGACGGCAACAGTGTGGGTGACGTCTCCGCCCCGCAGCCCGAACCGCAGGCCGTCTCCGGCGATCTCGCCGACACGGGAACCCAGCTGTGGCCCGCCGCGCTGGGAGCGCTTCTCCTGATAGCCGGTTTCGTGATGCTTCGCCGCGTCCGGCACGGATCACGATGACGGCCGTGGGCGTCTCCGCTCAGGGTCGGTAGGACTGCTGCGGCGGCGTGTCGGTGCGGCCACCGACAACGCCGCCGACGCCCTGCATCTGTTCCGCCTGTTCCCTGGTCACTTTCTGCTCCGCACCACAGAACGTGCACTGGGTCGTGTACTTCGTCGAGAAGGGGAACAGGGGCACGAAGAACAGAGTGAACTTGGTGACGCGTTTCCGGAGCGCGTGCGCGGAGGGATTCCCGCATTGGCCGCACACCAGCGTGAGTATCGCGAGCTGGTACAGATATCCCTTGGTGCCGAAAACAATCATGTTGCAAATCCCTTCGTCGGTGCTTCTGTTGTCGGTCCGGCCCCCCTCAGAAGGGGGTAGTGGATCGTGTGCGTCCGGTTCATGGTGGGGGCATGACCGAACTGCGGACTTTCCCACTGCCCCCGACCGTCGAAGGCAGTGACGCCGACCGGTTACTCGGTCGGGCGCTCATCGCTGCCTGGCAGGTCGACGGTATCTTCCAGATCCAGGCCACTCCCGACCAGGATGCCGCCACCGGCCGAGCCCTGGACGCGTCCAGGGCCTTCGTCGGCCGCCCGCTCAAGGAGAAGGCCCAGTACGTCTCCGACCTCACCTACAGCGGATACGTCGCGTCCGGTGAGGAGGAGACAGCCGGGGAGAAGGACGGTTCCGAGATCTTCACCGTCTGCCCCGACATCCCCGGGGACGACCCCCGCGTCCTCGACAGGTGGCCGTGTCACGGCCCCGCCCCCTGGCCGTCCGACCAGTACGCCGCAGCCATGAAGGACTACATGGCCGTGGTGGGAGACATCGGCCACCGTCTGCTCCAGCTGACCGCGCTGGGACTCGGACTGGACGACATGGAGCACTTCACGCGGCTCACCGACGACGGCTGGCACCACATGAGGGTGCTGCGCTTCCCGCCGGCCGACGCCACCTCCGAGCGCGGAATCGGCTCCCACACCGACTACGGTCTTCTCGTCATAGCGGTCCAGGACGAGGTCGGCGGCCTCTACATACGGCCGCCCGTCCCCGGTGAGAGCCGGGGGCGCAACTGGCTGCCCGACGAGTCCATGGCCGGTCGCTACGAGAACGAGGACCCCTGGACCTTCGTCCCCCCGACCCCCTCGGTCTTCACCGTCTTCCCCGGCGACATCATGCAGTTCATCACCGGCGGAACCCTCCTCTCGACCCCGCACAAGGTGCGTCTGGCCGACCGTGAGCGATTCACCATGGCGTACTTCCACGAGCCGTCGTTCCAGGCCGTCGCCCGCCCGCTGGACGCGCCCGAGGCGGACGAGTTCATCCACTACGGCACGCACTTCACCAACATGTTCATGCGCTGCTACCCCGACCGCTCGACCACCGCCCGTATCGAGCAGGAGGACCGGCTGGCGGTCCTGGAGCGGCTCCGCAAGGAGGCTCTCACCTCTTGACCGGTGCCTGCCGCACATCACGAGGTCCGGCTCATTCCGAAGTCGTCCAGCCGCCATTGGGCGGCCCCCCGGACGGCTGGGCGGCTCCAGAATGAGCCGGACCCGGGAAACAGTGTCTTCACCCCGGCAGTCCCGCTCTCAGGGCAGTAGACCCAGGCGGCGGGCGGTCATGACCGCCTCCAGACGCGAATGGCATCCCAGCCTGCGCATCGCGCTGCGCAGATAGCTCTTCACCGTTTCGGCCCGCAGCCCGAGTTCATCCGCTACGTCGGTGTTGGTCCGCCCCAGGGCGACGCACGACAGGACGTCGAGTTCTCGCGACGAGAGGACCGGATCGGTGGGGCGCCGGGAGTCCGGGGCTCCGGCGTCGGCCAGCTTGTCGCTCAGTGCGGCGACCCGGTCGCGCAGATCGCTGTCCGTGAGGTGCTGGGCGAGCACCCGCAGCTCGGCGTACGCCTCGCGAATCGTCTCCCAGCGGGGGGACGCCGGCTCCGGCATGCGGTCGGCGGCCGTCCCGGGCTCGCCGAGACGGCCGAGATGGCGCGCCACCTCGTCGCGCACCGCCAGGTTCTGTTCCAGGGCGCGGGCGGTCTCCATGACCGCGTCGACCGTCCGGTCGCCCAGCCCGACGGACTGGCGGACCGCGCCGTACATCACCGCCCGCACCGTCCGGTTCACCACGACGGGGGCCGCGACGACGGCGCGGATGCCCTCGGCGGCGACCATCAGATCGTAGTGGTGGCTGATCCGCTTGGAGTTCGCGTAGTCGTTGACCGCGATGGGGCGGTGCAGAGCCACCGCCTTCCCGCCGAGTCCCATGCCGAACCCGAGGGTCAATCCCATGAGGGCTCTGGTCGAGTTCCCGGCGAACTCGGTGAGCTGGGCGTGGCGCCCCCTGGTCACGACGCCGCCGAAGGTGAGATCCACGCCGGTGGTGTGACGTAACGAGTCGATGGCGCGCTTGAGTTGACGGTCGTCGTCCGAAACGGGGGGTGGGTTCACTGTCATACGTTTTCCTCGGTCTGC contains these protein-coding regions:
- a CDS encoding 2OG-Fe(II) oxygenase family protein yields the protein MTELRTFPLPPTVEGSDADRLLGRALIAAWQVDGIFQIQATPDQDAATGRALDASRAFVGRPLKEKAQYVSDLTYSGYVASGEEETAGEKDGSEIFTVCPDIPGDDPRVLDRWPCHGPAPWPSDQYAAAMKDYMAVVGDIGHRLLQLTALGLGLDDMEHFTRLTDDGWHHMRVLRFPPADATSERGIGSHTDYGLLVIAVQDEVGGLYIRPPVPGESRGRNWLPDESMAGRYENEDPWTFVPPTPSVFTVFPGDIMQFITGGTLLSTPHKVRLADRERFTMAYFHEPSFQAVARPLDAPEADEFIHYGTHFTNMFMRCYPDRSTTARIEQEDRLAVLERLRKEALTS
- a CDS encoding helix-turn-helix transcriptional regulator; the protein is MTVNPPPVSDDDRQLKRAIDSLRHTTGVDLTFGGVVTRGRHAQLTEFAGNSTRALMGLTLGFGMGLGGKAVALHRPIAVNDYANSKRISHHYDLMVAAEGIRAVVAAPVVVNRTVRAVMYGAVRQSVGLGDRTVDAVMETARALEQNLAVRDEVARHLGRLGEPGTAADRMPEPASPRWETIREAYAELRVLAQHLTDSDLRDRVAALSDKLADAGAPDSRRPTDPVLSSRELDVLSCVALGRTNTDVADELGLRAETVKSYLRSAMRRLGCHSRLEAVMTARRLGLLP
- a CDS encoding zinc-ribbon domain-containing protein, which codes for MIVFGTKGYLYQLAILTLVCGQCGNPSAHALRKRVTKFTLFFVPLFPFSTKYTTQCTFCGAEQKVTREQAEQMQGVGGVVGGRTDTPPQQSYRP